A stretch of Mya arenaria isolate MELC-2E11 chromosome 14, ASM2691426v1 DNA encodes these proteins:
- the LOC128216686 gene encoding uncharacterized protein LOC128216686, which translates to MYRNYLKQFGYKQTDMRVQDNMESGNAEKGTLNKEHQDKSEINGDINTDSDKEDADSLSNSVNMPFSTSAKQRKLILHFDIRNTVLVADSVTNVSVEQALNSFLTGVTWGREDTSGEWQWHSDQLSLTPPAKDVVTYYKYLEKKFVKNTNDRTLLRLATGDFTHNELGRIFHPHFQNHMELLKWRHEFETERHNILTMSGHDGQQYNYLVPALYKCIYHLVETERDFAIVFRTFGLDAPNVIKSLAHGLQGHHPGFKEPVELPVDENIGTVKRSATAPTVATTSGADGTKTFTGDREIYDMLSQRVGISGFRDDVHYWLENNYHHHTSKPLIIDPFDQNVHHIFFDDNYRTYEDDSIVDVRMFESRGASEARSLLNVETAQFENVCVVQADLIKCIEDENYYKDRVAECETNYSEFLKRWRKLSRSMSVREILL; encoded by the coding sequence ATGTATAggaattatttaaaacagttcGGTTATAAACAGACAGACATGAGAGTTCAGGACAACATGGAGAGTGGTAATGCCGAAAAGGGCACCTTAAATAAGGAACATCAGgataaaagtgaaataaatggTGACATTAATACAGACAGCGATAAAGAAGACGCCGATAGCCTTAGCAACAGCGTAAATATGCCATTCTCTACTAGCGCCAAACAGAGGAAattgattttacattttgatattcgGAATACAGTGCTAGTTGCGGATTCTGTGACAAATGTATCCGTGGAGCAAGCGCTCAATAGTTTCCTGACGGGGGTCACGTGGGGCCGTGAGGACACTTCCGGTGAGTGGCAGTGGCATTCCGACCAACTGTCTTTGACTCCGCCCGCTAAGGATGTGGTCActtattataaatatcttgagaAAAAGTTTGTGAAAAACACGAATGATCGAACTCTGTTGCGACTTGCAACTGGTGATTTTACTCATAATGAGCTTGGTAGAATATTTCATCCACATTTTCAGAATCACATGGAACTCCTTAAATGGAGGCATGAATTTGAGACGGAAAGGCATAACATATTGACTATGTCAGGCCACGATGGCcagcaatataattatttggttCCGGCattgtacaaatgtatttatcatCTCGTAGAAACGGAAAGAGACTTCGCAATTGTGTTCAGAACTTTTGGTTTAGATGCGCCAAATGTGATTAAAAGTTTAGCGCACGGTCTTCAGGGCCACCATCCCGGATTCAAGGAACCAGTTGAACTTCCGGTGGATGAAAACATCGGGACGGTGAAAAGGAGTGCTACGGCGCCAACGGTGGCAACCACTTCAGGTGCAGACGGCACGAAAACCTTCACCGGCGACCGCGAGATATACGATATGTTATCGCAAAGAGTGGGCATTTCCGGTTTTCGGGACGATGTCCATTATTGGTTGGAAAACAACTACCACCATCACACCTCCAAGCCCCTCATTATTGACCCTTTTGACCAAAACGTCCACCATATTTTCTTTGATGATAACTACCGGACGTACGAAGATGATAGTATCGTTGACGTTCGGATGTTTGAATCCCGCGGCGCCAGTGAGGCCCGGAGTCTTCTGAATGTGGAAACTGCtcaatttgaaaatgtatgtgttgtacAGGCGGACCTCATTAAATGCATTGAGGATGAAAACTACTATAAAGACAGAGTGGCTGAGTGTGAAACAAACTATTCTGAGTTCTTAAAACGATGGAGAAAGCTCTCACGGAGTATGTCCGTCCGTGAAATTCTTTTATGA